The Oscillatoria acuminata PCC 6304 genomic interval GACTTAAAAATTAGTCTTTAACCCCCTTGATTATAAACAATTCCTGAATCCAAACAGCGATCGCTTCCGAAACTCAACCCCCTTACCCAACCAATTGTTCCCTTAGATACAAACATCATCCAGGGATCTCCTGCTCTAGGCAGAATTTTTTGCTACAGTCATAAGGCATCAGAGATTAGTGCTTGCGAGGTCAGTTGTGGAGATTTCTCTCGAAAGTCTTTGGGATCGGGTACTGGAACGGTTACAGGTGCAATTGAGCCGTCCCACCTTTGAAACCTGGATCAAAACCGCCACTGCCGTGCAGCTAGAAAACAACTGCTTGGTGATTGATACGCCCAATCCCTTTGCTCGCAACTGGTTACAAAAGTATTACATTAAAACCATTGCTGATGTCGTCACCGATATCCTGGGACATCCTGTAGATATTTACATCACCACCAGTGGCAGCGAAGGCAACCAAGGGAGCGATCGCAGCGACTATATGTGGCCCTCTCCCGTCATCACCCAGAGTCCCGAACCCAGTCACACCCATCCGCATCGTCCTCCAGAACTCAATTCCAAATATGTCTTTTCCCGATTTGTGGTGGGTGCAAACAACCGGATGGCTCATGCTGCCTCCCTCGCCGTTGCCGAATCTCCAGGACGGGAGTTTAATCCGTTGTTTCTTTGTGGCGGGGTCGGATTGGGCAAAACTCACCTGATGCAGGCGATCGGTCATTATCGCTTAGAAATCTCTCCCGATTGTAAGATATTTTATGTCTCTACAGAACAATTCACCAATGATTTAATTGCTGCAATTCGCAAGGATAGTATGCAGAGTTTCCGGGAACATTATCGAGCGGCAGATGTGTTATTAGTCGATGACATCCAATTTATTGAAGGTAAAGAATACACCCAGGAAGAATTTTTTTATACCTTTAATACCCTTCATGAAGCGGGAAAACAGATTGTTTTAGCCTCAGACCGCCCCCCCAATCACATCCCCCGGTTGCAAGAGCGCTTATGTTCGCGGTTTTCAATGGGATTAATTGCGGATGTTCAAACCCCGGATTTAGAAACCCGCATGGCAATTTTGCAAAAAAAAGCCGAATATGAAAAGATGAGGTTGCCTCGGGATGTAATTGAATATATTGCCTCTCATTTCACCTCAAATATTCGAGAATTAGAGGGAGCATTAATTCGGGTTGTGGCTTATCTGTCTATTTCTGGATTACCGATGACAGTGGAAAATATTGCTCCAATTTTAAATCCGCAAACCGAGCCAGTCAAGGCCACAGTAGAATCGGTGATGATGGCAGTCGAGGAGATAATGGGAATTTCCCTAGAGGATTTGAAGGGGAATTCGCGACGGCGAGAAATTAGCCAAGCGCGCCAGATTGCGATGTATCTAATCCGTCAGCATACGGATTTGAGTTTACCGAAGATTGGGGAGGAGTTTGGGGGAAAAGACCATACGACGGTGATGTACAGTTGCGAAAAAATTGCGGCGCTCAAGGATAATGATGTGGAAATGCGGAATTTGCTCAGACAGTTGAGCGATCGCATTCACTTTGCGAGTAAATCCCCGGGGTAAGGAGTGGCAGAAGTTCCCTCCCTTGGGTTCAGTGGTGAGTGAGACTCTCGCACTCCTGGCACTCCTTTCCCTTGGGCGATCGCCTGGGGAACATTCCCTACAATTGTGGAAAAACTGTGGAAAACTCAGGGAAAAAACTCGGGTTTCTGGGGGTAAACTTACGGATACAGTAAAAATACTTTGTGGAAAAATGCGTCAAGTTTTCCACAAGTTTTCCACAGGGGGAGATGAGGGGAAATTAAGATGCAGGAAAAAAGGCGATCGCGCCTTTGCCACTGGATAGAAGAAAGAACCAGTGGTACGATTGGCGATCGGGCAAAAATTGCGCCGATCGCTGTACTGACTCCAAACAAGGCACCTCTGAAGACTCATGAAATTTATTTGCGCTCAAAACCAACTCGCCACCAACCTCTCCCTGATCAGTCGTGCAGTCCCCTCTCGTCCGACTCATCCGGTACTCGCCAACGTGCTCCTCAGTGCCGATGAGGAACAGCAGCAAGTCAGCTTAACCGCCTTTGATTTATCCCTGGGGATCAAAACCAGTTTTGCCGCCAAAGTCGAAACTAGCGGTACCCTCACCCTCCCCGCAAAACTCTTCAACGACATCATCTCTCGCCTCCCCGATGGAGAAGTCACCCTCGACGATGAAAGACCCTCCACCGGCGAAGATTCTGCTGCTGAAGCGGGAATTTTAGCCACCATCACCTCCACCTCCGGACGGTATGAAGTCCGAGGCATGAGTGCCGAAGAATTTCCTGCACTCCCGACAATTTCCGAGGGACAAACCGTCCAACTGCCTGCTGAGGCCCTGATGCAAGGATTGCACGGCACCCTCTTCGCCACCTCCGCCGATGAAACCAAGCAAGTGTTAACCGGCGTTCATTTAATCGTCCATGCCGACAGCTTAGAATTTGCCGCCACTGATGGACACCGCTTGGCGATCGTTGAAACCATCAACGAGACAGAAGACGGCGACGAGGAAGCAGAACCTGATGAAAATGCCGATGAATTAGAAGTCACCGTCCCAGCGCGTGCCCTACGGGAACTCGATCGCATCGTGGGAATGCATGAAGGACATGAACCCATTTCCCTCAACTTCGACCCCGGACAAATCGTCTTAGAACTGGGAGGATTTCGCCTTACCAGTCGCACCCTAGAAGGTCAATATCCCGCCTATAGTCAATTAGTTCCCCGGTCCTTTGAGCGCCAAGTCACCGTCGAACGTCGCCAACTTTTAAGCGCCTTAGAACGCATTGGAGTCTTAGCCGATCGCAAAAATAATATCGTCAAATTCTCCATTGACCAAGAAAAACAAATGCTCTCTCTCTCTGTCGAAGCTGCCGATGTTGGCAGCGGACGAGAATCCATGTCGGCTCAAATTACTGGAGAGAGTTTAGACATTGCATTTAACGTCAAATATGCAATGGAATCGTTGAAAAATATCAGCGCCACCGAGATTATCATTAAACTCAATTCCGCCACATCCCCGGTGGTCTTATCGCCGCTAACTGGCGTAAAAATGACCCATTTAATCATGCCAGTTCAGATGCGGGGTTAATTTTTGTGGTGCGATTAAGTTGACTTGTTGTCTGAGGTGAATTGCGAGAATTAAGAGAAGATAACGACTGAAGTCGTTACTACAAACGGGGGAAACTTTCTTCTGTTCGTAGTAACGACTTCAGTCGTTTCCGGGCATTTTGCGTAAGAAGATAACGACTGAAGTCGTTACTACAAACGGGGGAAACTTTCTTCTGTTCGTAGTGACGACTTCAGTCGTCTCCGGCCATTTTGCGTAAGAAGATAACGACTGAAGTCGTTACTACAAACGGGGGAAACTTTCTTCTGTTCGTAGTAACGACTTCAGTCGTTTCCGCTTCTAAAGCAAAAGGGGTTACAACATGAATGCTGTAACCCCTTTTTAGATTTAATGCGGATGGCGAGACTCGAACTCGCAAGGCAAAGCCACACGCCCCTCAAACGTGCGCGTATACCAATTCCGCCACATCCGCAGGCAATGAACTATCTTAGCTCATCTCTAGTTAACTTACCATACTTTTTTCAAAAATGTTCACAAATTTGAAAGATTTTTTTCAAATTGTCCGAATTCCCCCCATAACAAGGGTTTGAGCCTCTTGATGCTCCAAGATGCAACTTGCATTATCCCATACATGATAGGATTTGGAGTTGGCATATCTATGCGGCTGAATCCGGGATACCCACCACGATTCGGTCATCCTTTATTGATTTTTACGAGTTGAGCAACCGCAGGCCCATGCAATTCTCCAAAGTTCTCATTGCCAATCGCGGCGAAATCGCCCTTCGGATTCTCCGGACCTGTGAGGAGATGGGGATTGCCACGGTTGCGGTACACTCCACCATCGACCGTCATGCCCTCCATGTCCAACTGGCAGATGAGGCGGTTTGCATTGGCGAACCTCCCAGTGCCAAAAGCTACTTAAATATTCCCAATATCATCTCTGCTGCTTTAACCATGAACGCCACGGCAATTCACCCGGGTTATGGGTTCTTGTCGGAAAATGCTCGGTTTGCCGAAATCTGTGCGGATCATCAGATTAGTTTTATCGGACCGACTCCCGAGGCGATGCGCGCAATGGGGGATAAGTCTACGGCGAAGGAAACCATGCAAAAGGCGGGGGTGCCGACGGTCCCGGGAAGCGATGGGTTAATTACCAATGAAAAAGATGCCCGGGAAATTGCCCGGAAAATTGGCTATCCGGTGATGATTAAGGCAACCGCTGGGGGTGGCGGACGAGGAATGCGCTTAGTCCGGGAAGACGGTGAACTAGGGAAACTGTTTGCAGCAGCGCAAGGGGAAGCAGAAGCGGCATTTGGGAATCCCGGGGTTTATTTAGAAAAATTTATCGAACGCCCGCGCCACATTGAGTTCCAAATCCTGGCGGATGCTCATGGCAATGTGATCCATTTGGGGGAACGGGAATGCTCGATTCAGCGCCGTCACCAAAAACTGTTGGAAGAAGCCCCCAGTCCTGCCATAACGCCCAGCTTGCGCCAAAAAATGGGTAAGGCGGCGGTGAAGGCGGCGAAGTCGATTCATTATACGGGTGCGGGAACGATTGAGTTTCTGTTGGATCACACGGGTCATTTCTATTTTATGGAAATGAATACTCGGATCCAGGTGGAACACCCGGTGACGGAGATGATTACGGGGTTGGATTTGATTGCGGAACAGATTCGGATTGCTCAAGGGGAAAAACTGCGGTTGAGTCAGGACCAAGTGCAGTTACGGGGTCATGCGATCGAATGTCGGATTAATGCGGAAGACCCTGATCGCAATTTTCGCCCTTGTCCCGGACGGATTAATGGGTTTTTACCTCCTGGGGGTCCGGGGGTGCGGATGGATTCCCATGTGTACACGGATTATGATATTCCGGCTTATTATGATTCGCTGATTGGCAAGTTGATTGTCTGGGGTTGCGATCGCCCTTCGGCCCTCAAGCGCATGAGACGAGCACTGCGTGAATGCGCCATCACCGGGGTTCCGACTACGATTCCGTTCCATCAGAAGATTCTGGAACATCCCGATTTTATTCAAGGGGATGTTTATACCAATTTTGTGGAACAGATGATGTCGAAGGAGTGAGGGTTTAGGGGAAATGGGGGATATGGGGGAGTTGCGACAACCGTCGGGGGTTAAAACCCCCGCCTAACAGAATTAAGTCGGTTAAAACCGACTGAAATGCTTGTACTATAAGGTTCCGAGTCGGTTTTTAACCGACTTTAGCTATGAGGCGGGGGATTTATCCCCCGCCGGATTCGGCAACCCACCATCCACCCCATCTGCCTACATCATCATCCTCAGTAACCCTTGCTGACCCAGGAGGATTTCTCGGAGGAGACTGATGATGCCGACCCAGATAATGGGGGTAATGTCTACACCGCCTAGGGGGGCGATGATTTTGCGGGTGGGGGCTAGGAAGGGTTCGGTGGGGAGGGCAATCAGGATCCAGGGAAATTTAGTGAGTTCGATTTGGGGATACCAGGTTAGGATAATCCGGAAAATGAAGGATATGGTCATCACGACTAAGAGAGGGCCAATGATCCAACTGGCGATCGCAACCGATGTCATCATGAGTAAAAATTTAAGTTTTGTTACAGCCTTGTTAAGTCTATTGTATTTCAATCCCTGCCCCTTGGCGATCGCCCCTTGCTGTAGCTTCTACCCCTGAACCCCTCAGTCATGGAGTTTTGGAATTGGAATAAACTGGACTTCTCAACGCGGTAACGGTTTAATAAAATGATAGATAATGTAAATCTTGTTTAAGGAGACACTATGACGCCATCACTCGCCAACCTGTTTTGGAGCCTCTTCTGGGGTGCGTTCCTGATCGTGATCCCCGCCACTGCTGCTCTCATCTTCATCAGCCAGAAAGATAAAGTGCAACG includes:
- a CDS encoding YggT family protein, giving the protein MTSVAIASWIIGPLLVVMTISFIFRIILTWYPQIELTKFPWILIALPTEPFLAPTRKIIAPLGGVDITPIIWVGIISLLREILLGQQGLLRMMM
- the dnaN gene encoding DNA polymerase III subunit beta; this encodes MKFICAQNQLATNLSLISRAVPSRPTHPVLANVLLSADEEQQQVSLTAFDLSLGIKTSFAAKVETSGTLTLPAKLFNDIISRLPDGEVTLDDERPSTGEDSAAEAGILATITSTSGRYEVRGMSAEEFPALPTISEGQTVQLPAEALMQGLHGTLFATSADETKQVLTGVHLIVHADSLEFAATDGHRLAIVETINETEDGDEEAEPDENADELEVTVPARALRELDRIVGMHEGHEPISLNFDPGQIVLELGGFRLTSRTLEGQYPAYSQLVPRSFERQVTVERRQLLSALERIGVLADRKNNIVKFSIDQEKQMLSLSVEAADVGSGRESMSAQITGESLDIAFNVKYAMESLKNISATEIIIKLNSATSPVVLSPLTGVKMTHLIMPVQMRG
- the accC gene encoding acetyl-CoA carboxylase biotin carboxylase subunit, whose translation is MQFSKVLIANRGEIALRILRTCEEMGIATVAVHSTIDRHALHVQLADEAVCIGEPPSAKSYLNIPNIISAALTMNATAIHPGYGFLSENARFAEICADHQISFIGPTPEAMRAMGDKSTAKETMQKAGVPTVPGSDGLITNEKDAREIARKIGYPVMIKATAGGGGRGMRLVREDGELGKLFAAAQGEAEAAFGNPGVYLEKFIERPRHIEFQILADAHGNVIHLGERECSIQRRHQKLLEEAPSPAITPSLRQKMGKAAVKAAKSIHYTGAGTIEFLLDHTGHFYFMEMNTRIQVEHPVTEMITGLDLIAEQIRIAQGEKLRLSQDQVQLRGHAIECRINAEDPDRNFRPCPGRINGFLPPGGPGVRMDSHVYTDYDIPAYYDSLIGKLIVWGCDRPSALKRMRRALRECAITGVPTTIPFHQKILEHPDFIQGDVYTNFVEQMMSKE
- the psbX gene encoding photosystem II reaction center X protein; the encoded protein is MTPSLANLFWSLFWGAFLIVIPATAALIFISQKDKVQRF
- the dnaA gene encoding chromosomal replication initiator protein DnaA, producing MEISLESLWDRVLERLQVQLSRPTFETWIKTATAVQLENNCLVIDTPNPFARNWLQKYYIKTIADVVTDILGHPVDIYITTSGSEGNQGSDRSDYMWPSPVITQSPEPSHTHPHRPPELNSKYVFSRFVVGANNRMAHAASLAVAESPGREFNPLFLCGGVGLGKTHLMQAIGHYRLEISPDCKIFYVSTEQFTNDLIAAIRKDSMQSFREHYRAADVLLVDDIQFIEGKEYTQEEFFYTFNTLHEAGKQIVLASDRPPNHIPRLQERLCSRFSMGLIADVQTPDLETRMAILQKKAEYEKMRLPRDVIEYIASHFTSNIRELEGALIRVVAYLSISGLPMTVENIAPILNPQTEPVKATVESVMMAVEEIMGISLEDLKGNSRRREISQARQIAMYLIRQHTDLSLPKIGEEFGGKDHTTVMYSCEKIAALKDNDVEMRNLLRQLSDRIHFASKSPG